The proteins below come from a single Corylus avellana chromosome ca3, CavTom2PMs-1.0 genomic window:
- the LOC132174149 gene encoding uncharacterized protein LOC132174149: MSGSFSDIFGNLLERCDRTEMELFAVTTRRIWLRRNAVVHGDSFLHPNQLLREAQCALDEYHRVNEGNSAQRNHDLERAIVKWQPPPANMVKMNWDAAVNVKEKRVGLGLIARDSTRDPITAESMAALHAVLFSKEMSFGNVLFEGDAMQVIKMIDSKGPCFSSYGQFIEGIKLELRGVENARFLHVLRDANNAAHVLAKLASTHVIFSTWLGNTPSSIGDIVRREQSLLHG, from the exons ATGAGTGGCAGTTTCTCTGATATCTTTGGGAATTTGTTGGAGCGCTGTGATAGGACTGAAATGGAGCTTTTTGCTGTTACTACCCGACGCATTTGGCTGCGAAGGAATGCTGTGGTACATGGAGATTCTTTCCTCCATCCCAACCAGCTCCTTCGTGAGGCACAATGTGCTTTGGATGAGTACCATCGGGTGAATGAGGGCAACTCAGCGCAAAGGAACCATGACTTGGAACGGGCCATTGTTAAGTGGCAACCCCCACCAGCAAACATGGTGAAGATGAACTGGGATGCGGCGGTGAATGTGAAGGAAAAGAGAGTTGGGCTGGGTCTCATTGCAAGGGACTcgactaggg ATCCCATTACAGCAGAATCCATGGCTGCTTTGCATGCCGTCCTCTTTAGCAAAGAAATGAGTTTTGGTAACGTTCTCTTCGAAGGTGATGCCATGCAAGTTATCAAGATGATTGACTCAAAAGGGCCGTGTTTTAGTAGCTATGGACAGTTCATAGAAGGTATAAAATTAGAGCTACGTGGTGTAGAGAATGCtagatttttacatgttttgaGGGACGCCAATAATGCTGCGCATGTGCTTGCAAAATTGGCTAGCACCCATGTCATTTTCTCTACTTGGTTAGGGAATACCCCATCAAGTATTGGTGACATTGTAAGAAGGGAACAATCTCTTCTTCATGGGTGA